The Actinobacillus suis ATCC 33415 DNA segment TAGACGGTTATACTTCAGAGCATGTGCCAGCAAACTTACTGCAAGCACAGCGTGACTACTTTGGTGCGCACACTTATGAACGTACCGACAAACCACGCGGTGAGTTCTTCCACACTAACTGGACAGGCCGTGGCGGTAATACTGCTTCAACGACTTATGATGTGTAAGATATCTCTGAACTAATTGCTTAGAGAAGCTTCTAAAAAGCGGGTAATGACTGAATTACCCGCTTTTTTTAACTCAAATTAGGATTTCACTATGAAAAAATTACTCGGTATTTCTACTTTGGCAGTGTTATTAGCAGCGTGTTCATCACCAAATGAGCCTACTCAGGTCTCTCAAGTTACAGAAGCGGATTCGCTCGCAAAAGTAGAAGAAGCTTTAAAAGCTTGTCAAGAATCTGTCGGTGAAAGCAAAGATCAAATTAAATTTGATGCTTGTATGAAAGAAAAAGGATTTGAAAGACCGGCGCAGCAGGAACAAGCTGTACAGCAAGTGCAAGAGACGGCAAAAGAAAACGCTACGGCGGTAAAATCAGAAGCTAAAAAAGCAGTTAAAAAAGTGAAAAGCACTAAAACCAAATAACTAAAATGCCTCTCGAATGAGAGGCTTATTTTTGCAAAATACGGGAGAAATCAGACCGCTTAATGAGGCTTAATATCACCGTTACGTACGTCAGGATTTACTGCGCCAGAACGTGTTTCCGTACTGAGTTCTCTGCTTGGTTTTGTGGTGTAGTCAGCTCTGTCAAAATCACCGGTTCTCCCTAACATAAAGTTACGATATTCTTCGACCCACATGGCGGTTGCACCGCAGACGGCAACCGGCATCACGACTAAATTCACAAAAGGTAAAGCGGTAAAAATACTCACAAATGTGCCAAAGGTGAAATTTAAAATCTTGCGTTGCCCAAGAGCATTGCGCATACGTTTAAAACTGATTTTATGATTATCGAATGGGTAGTCACAATATTGAATGGCTAATAACCAAGCGCCAAAAACAAAAGTTAATACAGGCACAATAGTTTGCCCGATGACCGGTACAAAACTTAATAAAAACAATGCAATAAAACGAGGGATGCTATACATCATCTTTTGCCATTCACGTTTTAGCATACGCGGTACGTCTTTTAGCATTTCCGCTACCGTCATATTGTTAAGCTGTTCACCCGTCAATTGTAATTCAACTTTTTCCGCCAGCAGCGCATTAAACGGTGCGGCAATAAAATTGGTAATAGTAGTAAAGGTAAAGTAAAACAGCATAATTAAAGACAGCACAGCAAGCGGTACTAAAATAATGGTTAACCAATCCAACCATGACGGCATAAAGCTGACGATCCAATCCGCCCAACCTACAATATTGCCAATAAAAAACCATAGCAGTGCAATCATCAGTACACTGTTAATAGCGATGGGAATTAATACAAATGGTAGGAGCTTGCGTTGCAGCATAAGCCTCCAGCCATAGATAAAGTAATGAAACCCTAAGCCTAAATCGCTTTGCGGTTCGTTAAATGCAGATGACATATAGATTCGATCCTTAATTTGTTCAAAATTTGGAAAGAAATATGTTAAGCTACGCACATTATTTTCGCAAATAGTGAAATTTAAATTTTGTAGATTATCTTAAGTGAAAGAGGACCCCAGATGGAGCTTCATATTCTTTTCTTTATTTTAGCCGGCTTATTAATTGCCGTGTTAATCGGTTTCAGTATTTGGTCTGGACGTCGTGAGAAATCACGTATTTTTTCTAATACATTCTCCACTCGTCCGCCGGCAACACCAATTAATAATGTTGTGTCAGATGTGCCAGCATCGCTTAATCCACAACAATATAATGCGCCTGCATCAACTTCTCATATTGAAGAAGTAGAAAATCCGGTACAAATACAGCAAGAAGTAGAAAGCAGCTTACGTGAAATTAAAATTAATTTGCCGGGGCAAGAAGCGAATATGTATCAAAACGAACCTGCTGCACCGATTTATGGCACAGCGCCTATTCAGCCTGTAGTGAAGCAACAAGCAGCTTATCAACATTCGGTTGAGCCTGCATTTACCCAAGCGCCTCAATCACCGATTGCTGAAGCAACCTCAGTATTAGAGCAATCTGTTGAAGAGTTGGAACGTCAAGCAGCATTAGGTGAAATAGATATTTATTCGGATGCATCGGTACGTGTTGAATTAGCGAAGAATTCAGTTCAAGCAGAAGCGGAACAACAGCAAGAGCCGGCAGTTGCAGAAAATAATATGATTACACTTTACGTTGTCGCGCCGGAAGGTCAGCAGTTCCGTGGTGATTATGTGGTGCAAAGCCTTGAAGCATTAGGCTTCCAATATGGCGAATATCAAATTTTCCACCGCCATCAACATATGGGTAACAGCGCATCACCGGTTATTTTCAGCGTGGCGAATATGGTGCAACCGGGCGTGTTTGATTTAACTAAAATTGAGCAGTTCTCAACCGTCGGTTTAGTGTTATTTATGCACTTACCGTCAGAAGGTAATGATGCGGTGAATCTCAAATTATTACTCAAAACGACAGAGAATCTCGCACAAGCGCTCGGTGGTTTCGTGTTAAACGAACATCGAGAAATTTTTGATGAGAACTCACGCCAAGCCTATTTAGCTCGAGTGAGCTAATTTGCAAAACTTTTAGTATAAATGACCGCTTGTTAAGCGGTCTTTTTTATCGAGAATTTTCCCAATGCCTTTATTATCACAAATGCAAGCTCAAGCGGATACGACTTTCGCACAATTAGAAGCTTTACGCCAAAAATTACGAGAATACGAATACCACTACCATGTATTGGATAATCCATTAGTGCCGGATGCGGAATATGACCGCTTAATGAACGAATTAAAAAATTTGGAATGGCAACATCCGGAGTGGATTACTGCAGATTCACCGACCCAACGTGTCGGAGCGAAACCGCTGGACGGCTTTGCGCAAGTGACGCATGAAATTCCAATGTTATCGTTAGATAATGCGTTTTCTGATGAAGATCTAGACGGCTTTTTACGCCGTATGGAAAGTTATATTTCGGAAAATCCACTTTCGCTTTCTTTCTGCTGTGAGCCGAAATTAGACGGTTTGGCGGTCAGTATTTTGTATGTAGATGGCGTGTTAAGCCAAGCGGCAACCCGTGGTGACGGTACAACCGGCGAGGATATTACTTCAAATATTCGTACTATTCGCAATATTCCGTTAAAACTGAATATGGATAATCCGCCGGCACGCTTAGAAGTGCGTGGCGAGGTGTTTATGCCGCAAAAAGGCTTCGAAGAACTGAATGAACGAGCGTTGGAAAAAGGCGAGAAAACCTTTGCTAATCCACGTAATGCAGCAGCGGGTTCATTACGTCAGTTAG contains these protein-coding regions:
- the cysZ gene encoding sulfate transporter CysZ produces the protein MSSAFNEPQSDLGLGFHYFIYGWRLMLQRKLLPFVLIPIAINSVLMIALLWFFIGNIVGWADWIVSFMPSWLDWLTIILVPLAVLSLIMLFYFTFTTITNFIAAPFNALLAEKVELQLTGEQLNNMTVAEMLKDVPRMLKREWQKMMYSIPRFIALFLLSFVPVIGQTIVPVLTFVFGAWLLAIQYCDYPFDNHKISFKRMRNALGQRKILNFTFGTFVSIFTALPFVNLVVMPVAVCGATAMWVEEYRNFMLGRTGDFDRADYTTKPSRELSTETRSGAVNPDVRNGDIKPH
- the zipA gene encoding cell division protein ZipA, which codes for MELHILFFILAGLLIAVLIGFSIWSGRREKSRIFSNTFSTRPPATPINNVVSDVPASLNPQQYNAPASTSHIEEVENPVQIQQEVESSLREIKINLPGQEANMYQNEPAAPIYGTAPIQPVVKQQAAYQHSVEPAFTQAPQSPIAEATSVLEQSVEELERQAALGEIDIYSDASVRVELAKNSVQAEAEQQQEPAVAENNMITLYVVAPEGQQFRGDYVVQSLEALGFQYGEYQIFHRHQHMGNSASPVIFSVANMVQPGVFDLTKIEQFSTVGLVLFMHLPSEGNDAVNLKLLLKTTENLAQALGGFVLNEHREIFDENSRQAYLARVS